The Streptomyces sp. NBC_01689 genome includes a window with the following:
- a CDS encoding DUF4190 domain-containing protein, with protein sequence MSDDAQAPQAPRDATGTPWASPDHGSTPSQPADAVPTVDPEDAIPGAGPAPARPTEPAVPGYDATDPRSGTAAPADRPPGNTADRLPGDAADRVPGTAAPVAPALPAASLEKPNPWAPPADPAPARFDGGPARPAAPLSPASPPAAGSPSVHDQPTMAAFPGTGGAAGPAGPSWDNPFAPPAGHTPYPATAGEPVPPPPIAPDGPGQAPYGYGYGHPAAYGQTGAGQPGAPGHPGTPGFPGYPVAGGYPGAGYGWPAPVPQPSNGMGTAGLVVGIISAVVFCLWPIAFVLGVLGVIFGAVGRRRARRGEATNPGQALAGIICGAVGIALSIAMVVLFFFVPDDDSGDSPFTGDDGYSTSFVIPG encoded by the coding sequence ATGTCCGACGACGCGCAGGCGCCACAGGCCCCGCGGGACGCCACCGGGACACCCTGGGCGTCCCCGGACCACGGGTCCACGCCGTCTCAGCCGGCCGACGCGGTACCGACCGTCGACCCCGAGGACGCGATACCCGGCGCGGGCCCGGCGCCCGCCCGCCCCACCGAACCCGCGGTGCCCGGGTACGACGCGACGGACCCCCGGTCCGGGACCGCCGCCCCGGCCGACCGGCCCCCCGGGAACACGGCCGACCGACTGCCCGGCGACGCGGCCGACCGGGTGCCCGGCACCGCGGCCCCCGTGGCACCCGCGCTTCCCGCGGCATCCCTGGAGAAGCCGAACCCCTGGGCTCCGCCCGCGGACCCGGCCCCCGCCCGCTTCGACGGCGGCCCCGCGCGCCCCGCGGCCCCCCTGTCACCCGCGTCGCCCCCGGCCGCCGGTTCGCCGTCGGTGCACGACCAGCCGACGATGGCCGCGTTCCCCGGCACGGGCGGCGCGGCCGGTCCCGCCGGACCGTCCTGGGACAACCCCTTCGCGCCCCCCGCGGGCCACACGCCCTACCCGGCGACCGCCGGTGAGCCGGTCCCGCCACCGCCGATCGCTCCGGACGGCCCGGGCCAGGCCCCGTACGGATACGGCTACGGCCACCCGGCGGCGTACGGGCAGACCGGGGCCGGTCAGCCGGGTGCCCCCGGTCACCCCGGTACACCCGGATTCCCCGGCTATCCCGTCGCGGGCGGCTACCCCGGGGCCGGGTACGGCTGGCCCGCGCCGGTCCCGCAGCCCAGCAACGGCATGGGGACCGCCGGACTGGTGGTCGGCATCATCTCGGCCGTGGTCTTCTGCCTCTGGCCCATCGCCTTCGTGCTCGGCGTGCTCGGCGTGATCTTCGGTGCGGTGGGCCGCCGCAGGGCACGCCGGGGCGAGGCGACGAACCCGGGGCAGGCCCTGGCCGGGATCATCTGCGGAGCGGTCGGCATCGCGCTGAGCATCGCGATGGTGGTGCTCTTCTTCTTCGTGCCGGACGACGACAGCGGCGACTCCCCGTTCACCGGCGACGACGGCTACTCCACGTCGTTCGTGATCCCCGGCTGA
- a CDS encoding class F sortase encodes MTPPSRRAVTTAALAALLVSCDGHSGERASTTPRRETVPPSTPPPSGHSANAARALRRSVPVRLRIPAIGVDTPLIRLGLTPGGEVEVPPVTAHDRAGWYRFSPTPGQTGPSVILGHVTVGAYGDGVFRHLARTRRGDRVEARLENGTTAVFTVDSVRTVAKAEFPADAVYGDVDRPELRIVTCGGPRTGDGYLDNVIVFATLSPTGG; translated from the coding sequence ATGACCCCACCCTCCAGGCGCGCCGTCACCACGGCGGCGCTGGCCGCGCTGCTCGTGAGCTGCGACGGCCACTCCGGGGAGCGGGCCTCGACCACCCCGCGCCGCGAGACCGTGCCACCGTCCACGCCACCGCCGTCGGGGCACTCCGCGAACGCGGCGCGTGCCCTGCGGCGTTCGGTGCCGGTCAGGCTGCGGATCCCGGCCATCGGGGTCGACACCCCGCTCATCCGGCTGGGGCTGACCCCGGGCGGCGAGGTGGAGGTGCCCCCGGTCACGGCGCACGACCGGGCGGGCTGGTACCGGTTCTCGCCGACGCCGGGCCAGACGGGCCCCTCGGTGATCCTCGGTCACGTCACCGTCGGCGCCTACGGGGACGGGGTCTTCCGTCATCTCGCCCGGACGCGCCGGGGCGACCGTGTCGAGGCGCGCCTGGAGAACGGCACGACGGCGGTGTTCACGGTGGACTCCGTACGCACGGTCGCCAAGGCGGAGTTCCCGGCGGACGCGGTCTACGGGGACGTGGACCGTCCGGAGTTGCGGATCGTCACCTGCGGCGGCCCGCGCACCGGTGACGGCTACCTCGACAACGTGATCGTCTTCGCCACGCTGAGCCCGACCGGCGGCTGA
- a CDS encoding Lrp/AsnC family transcriptional regulator: MHSEVVASRSADPRDSTRESRNGSPQLDSVSLAIIEQLQQDGRRPYAAIGKAVGLSEAAVRQRVQKLLDQGVMQIVAVTDPLTVGFRRQAMVGVNVEGDLDPVAEALTAMPEVEYVVMTAGSFDILAEVVCEDDDHLLDVINKRIRALPAVRSTESFVYLKLKKQTYMWGTR; this comes from the coding sequence GTGCACAGTGAGGTCGTGGCCAGTCGAAGCGCAGACCCCAGGGACTCCACCCGCGAGTCCAGGAACGGAAGTCCCCAGCTGGACTCCGTCTCCCTCGCCATCATCGAGCAGCTCCAGCAGGACGGACGCCGTCCGTACGCCGCGATAGGCAAGGCCGTGGGCCTGTCCGAGGCGGCCGTGCGCCAGCGCGTACAGAAGCTGCTCGACCAGGGCGTGATGCAGATCGTCGCCGTCACGGACCCGCTCACCGTGGGCTTCCGCCGGCAGGCGATGGTCGGCGTCAACGTCGAGGGCGATCTCGACCCGGTGGCCGAGGCGCTGACGGCCATGCCGGAGGTCGAGTACGTGGTGATGACCGCGGGCTCGTTCGACATCCTCGCCGAGGTCGTCTGCGAGGACGACGACCACCTGCTGGACGTCATCAACAAACGCATCCGGGCACTGCCCGCCGTGCGCTCCACCGAGAGCTTCGTCTACCTGAAGCTCAAGAAACAGACCTACATGTGGGGAACCCGATAG
- a CDS encoding ABC transporter ATP-binding protein codes for MVAPPDNDVLWARALHVNHNGSPALSGVSLGVREGEILAVGGPRASGKTTLLQCLSGQLLPQQGEVWFNSVPVHTMGELARERLRRDRFGWIDPVPVLVPELNSWENAALPLMLRGSGRRAAKTAALEWLERLDIGDCARKRPHALLQAERQRVAIARALVPAPQVLFADEPTAPLHRADRAHVLRTLTTAARSHGITVVLATHDADTAALADRTVTLLDGRRVNTVHLPPVTETEGRAACSLSV; via the coding sequence ATGGTGGCCCCGCCGGACAACGACGTGCTCTGGGCACGCGCCCTGCACGTCAACCACAACGGTTCGCCCGCGCTCAGCGGTGTCTCGCTCGGCGTCCGCGAGGGCGAGATCCTCGCCGTCGGCGGCCCGCGCGCCAGCGGCAAGACCACCCTGCTCCAGTGCCTGTCCGGCCAGCTCCTGCCGCAGCAGGGCGAGGTCTGGTTCAACAGCGTGCCGGTGCACACCATGGGCGAGCTGGCCCGCGAACGCCTGCGCCGCGACCGCTTCGGCTGGATCGACCCCGTGCCCGTCCTCGTGCCCGAGCTGAACTCCTGGGAGAACGCGGCGCTGCCCCTGATGCTGCGCGGCTCGGGCCGGCGGGCCGCGAAGACCGCCGCCCTGGAATGGCTCGAACGCCTCGACATCGGCGACTGCGCCCGCAAGCGGCCGCACGCCCTGCTCCAGGCCGAACGGCAGCGCGTCGCCATCGCCCGCGCCCTGGTGCCCGCCCCCCAGGTCCTCTTCGCCGACGAGCCGACCGCCCCGCTGCACCGCGCCGACCGCGCCCACGTGCTGCGCACCCTGACCACCGCCGCCCGCTCGCACGGCATCACCGTCGTCCTCGCCACGCACGACGCGGACACCGCCGCGCTCGCCGACCGCACGGTCACCCTGCTCGACGGACGGCGTGTGAACACCGTCCACCTGCCCCCGGTCACCGAGACGGAAGGCCGGGCCGCGTGCTCGCTCTCCGTCTAG
- a CDS encoding polyamine ABC transporter substrate-binding protein, protein MPVIRKTSTLSRRSLLRALGGGAALGALAGCGVPAAYVSPDDRAGADLSARDKRLTWANWPLYIDTDDKDHTKRPTLDAFGKRTGISVDYIEEINDNDEFFGKISPSLMNHQRTGRDLIVVSDWMCARFVRLGWVQRMNRAEQPNVAKYLDPLLSSPAFDPGRRSTVPWQSGITGIAYDRRRVGREIRHVSDLWARDLKGRVTLLSGLDEAFALLMQGNGVDITRWTADDFHRICDQVEKNVHSGQIRRFTGNDYTKDLVSGDVLACQAYSGDVIQLQADNPDIRFVVPEEGAELWSDSLMIPDLADHKANAEKLVDYYYRPEVAAELASWVNYVCPVPAAQDVLASSGDKDTAALAENPLIFPDSTMRGRLAIARDITSTERTEFAKRWNAIAGL, encoded by the coding sequence GTGCCCGTGATCCGGAAGACCTCGACCCTGTCCCGCCGGTCCCTGCTGCGCGCCCTGGGCGGGGGTGCCGCGCTCGGTGCCCTGGCGGGATGCGGGGTGCCCGCCGCGTACGTGTCGCCCGACGACCGCGCCGGAGCCGACCTCTCCGCCCGCGACAAGCGGCTGACCTGGGCGAACTGGCCGCTCTACATCGACACCGACGACAAGGACCACACGAAGCGGCCCACGCTGGACGCCTTCGGGAAGCGCACCGGGATCTCCGTCGACTACATCGAGGAGATCAACGACAACGACGAGTTCTTCGGCAAGATCAGCCCCTCCCTGATGAACCATCAGCGGACGGGCCGCGACCTGATCGTCGTCAGCGACTGGATGTGCGCGCGCTTCGTCCGCCTCGGCTGGGTCCAGCGGATGAACCGGGCCGAGCAGCCGAACGTCGCCAAGTACCTGGATCCGCTGCTGAGTTCACCGGCCTTCGACCCCGGTCGCAGGTCCACCGTGCCGTGGCAGTCCGGGATCACCGGCATCGCGTACGACCGTCGCAGGGTGGGCCGGGAGATCAGGCACGTCTCCGACCTGTGGGCCCGCGACCTGAAGGGACGGGTCACCCTGCTCTCCGGTCTGGACGAGGCGTTCGCGCTCCTGATGCAGGGCAACGGGGTCGACATCACCCGGTGGACCGCCGACGACTTCCACCGGATCTGCGACCAGGTCGAGAAGAACGTCCACAGCGGCCAGATCCGCCGCTTCACCGGCAACGACTACACCAAGGACCTGGTCAGCGGCGACGTCCTCGCCTGCCAGGCGTACTCGGGCGACGTGATCCAACTGCAGGCCGACAACCCGGACATCCGCTTCGTCGTCCCCGAGGAGGGCGCCGAACTGTGGTCCGACTCGCTGATGATCCCCGACCTGGCGGACCACAAGGCCAACGCGGAGAAGCTCGTCGACTACTACTACCGGCCGGAGGTGGCCGCCGAACTGGCCTCCTGGGTCAACTACGTCTGCCCGGTGCCGGCCGCCCAGGACGTCCTCGCCTCCTCCGGGGACAAGGACACCGCCGCTCTCGCCGAGAACCCGCTGATCTTCCCCGACTCCACCATGCGCGGGCGGCTCGCCATCGCCCGCGACATCACGTCCACCGAGCGCACGGAGTTCGCGAAGCGCTGGAACGCGATAGCGGGGCTGTGA
- a CDS encoding Tat pathway signal sequence domain protein, whose translation MRRTVLSAVALAFLAVPVATVSASAADATPSARPSAVTAPAPSAEPSRAPGGDTRTPRPVPSRPATRGQVSVVPNGAPDTGVASTSTDSGSRNALLGGGAAAVLAGGGAAVLLVRRRRATGA comes from the coding sequence ATGCGCCGAACAGTCCTGAGCGCCGTGGCCCTGGCGTTCCTGGCCGTGCCCGTGGCCACGGTGTCCGCGTCCGCCGCCGACGCCACTCCCAGCGCCCGTCCCAGCGCCGTCACCGCCCCGGCCCCCAGCGCCGAGCCCAGCCGGGCGCCGGGCGGCGACACCCGGACCCCGCGTCCGGTGCCGAGCCGCCCCGCCACCCGGGGCCAGGTCTCCGTCGTGCCCAACGGCGCGCCCGACACCGGTGTGGCGTCGACGTCCACCGACTCCGGATCCCGGAACGCCCTGCTCGGCGGCGGCGCGGCCGCGGTGCTCGCCGGCGGCGGCGCGGCGGTCCTTCTCGTACGCCGCCGGCGGGCGACCGGCGCATGA
- a CDS encoding gamma-aminobutyraldehyde dehydrogenase — MSTELRRLRNHIDGEFRDAADGRTTEIVNPVTGEAYATAPLSGAADVDAAMAAAAAAFPAWRDQTPAERQKALLKIADAFEERAEELIAAEVENTGKPIGLTRSEEIPPMVDQIRFFAGAARMLEGRSAGEYMEGMTSIVRREPVGVCAQVAPWNYPMMMAVWKFAPALAAGNTVVLKPSDTTPASTVLIADIIGGILPKGVFNVICGDRDTGRAMVEHPTPAMASITGSVRAGMSVAESASKDLKRVHLELGGKAPVVVFADTDIAKAVEDISVAGFFNAGQDCTAATRVLVQEGIHDEFVAALAKAAAETKTGQPDDEDVLYGPLNNPDQLRQVSGFIERLPAHAKVEAGGHRVGDKGFFYAPTVVSGLKQDDEIIQNEVFGPVITVQSFTDEAQAVEWANGVDYALASSVWTKDHGRAMRLSKALDFGCVWINTHIPLVAEMPHGGFKKSGYGKDLSGYGFEDYTRIKHVMTSLDA; from the coding sequence GTGAGCACCGAGCTGCGTCGTCTGCGCAATCACATCGACGGGGAGTTCCGGGACGCCGCCGACGGGCGGACCACCGAGATCGTCAACCCCGTGACCGGCGAGGCGTACGCGACCGCGCCGCTGTCCGGCGCGGCGGACGTGGACGCCGCGATGGCGGCCGCCGCCGCGGCCTTCCCGGCCTGGCGCGACCAGACCCCCGCCGAGCGTCAGAAGGCCCTCCTGAAGATCGCGGACGCGTTCGAGGAGCGGGCCGAGGAACTCATCGCGGCCGAGGTGGAGAACACCGGCAAGCCGATCGGTCTGACCCGGTCCGAGGAAATCCCGCCCATGGTCGACCAGATCCGCTTCTTCGCGGGCGCGGCGCGGATGCTCGAAGGCCGCTCGGCCGGCGAGTACATGGAGGGCATGACCTCCATCGTCCGCCGCGAGCCGGTCGGCGTCTGCGCGCAGGTCGCGCCGTGGAACTACCCGATGATGATGGCGGTGTGGAAGTTCGCGCCGGCGCTCGCCGCGGGCAACACGGTCGTCCTGAAGCCCTCGGACACCACCCCCGCCTCCACCGTCCTGATCGCCGACATCATCGGCGGCATCCTCCCCAAGGGCGTCTTCAACGTCATCTGCGGCGACCGTGACACCGGCCGCGCGATGGTCGAGCACCCGACCCCGGCGATGGCCTCCATCACCGGTTCGGTGCGCGCGGGCATGTCCGTCGCCGAGTCGGCGTCCAAGGACCTCAAGCGGGTCCACCTGGAGCTGGGCGGCAAGGCCCCGGTCGTGGTCTTCGCGGACACCGACATCGCCAAGGCCGTCGAGGACATCTCGGTCGCGGGCTTCTTCAACGCGGGCCAGGACTGCACGGCCGCCACCCGGGTCCTCGTCCAGGAGGGCATCCACGACGAGTTCGTGGCCGCGCTCGCCAAGGCCGCGGCCGAGACCAAGACCGGTCAGCCGGACGACGAGGACGTCCTCTACGGCCCGCTGAACAACCCCGACCAGCTCCGGCAGGTCAGCGGCTTCATCGAGCGGCTGCCCGCGCACGCGAAGGTGGAGGCGGGCGGCCACCGGGTCGGCGACAAGGGCTTCTTCTACGCCCCGACCGTCGTCTCGGGCCTGAAGCAGGACGACGAGATCATCCAGAACGAGGTCTTCGGGCCGGTCATCACCGTCCAGTCCTTCACCGACGAGGCCCAGGCCGTCGAGTGGGCCAACGGCGTGGACTACGCCCTCGCGTCCTCCGTCTGGACGAAGGACCACGGCCGGGCCATGCGGCTGTCCAAGGCCCTCGACTTCGGCTGTGTGTGGATCAACACCCACATCCCGCTGGTCGCCGAGATGCCCCACGGCGGCTTCAAGAAGTCCGGCTACGGCAAGGACCTCTCCGGCTACGGCTTCGAGGACTACACGCGGATCAAGCACGTGATGACCTCGCTGGACGCCTAG
- a CDS encoding glycerophosphodiester phosphodiesterase has product MRTVTAVAHRGDPYRVRENTIDSLRSALHRGADAVEIDVRLTRDGVPVLLHDETLERLWEVDRPLRALSADEARGLTDGGVPTLEAALAATGESRVMVDLPGGPDLGSVRRIVDVVRSCGAGERVYYCAGARAMLAVRAADPAAEIALTWTTLAPPRPALLDAVRPRWLNYRFTLVDRDLATRVHRGGHLLSVWTPDTRRSMRRLLGLGVDSITTNRVDTLCALREERADRG; this is encoded by the coding sequence ATGCGCACCGTGACCGCCGTCGCCCACCGAGGCGACCCCTACCGCGTCCGTGAGAACACGATCGACTCGCTGCGTTCCGCGCTCCACCGGGGCGCGGACGCGGTGGAGATCGACGTACGCCTCACCCGCGACGGTGTCCCCGTGCTGCTGCACGACGAGACGCTCGAACGGCTGTGGGAGGTGGACCGGCCGCTGCGGGCGCTCTCCGCCGACGAGGCGCGCGGCCTCACCGACGGCGGGGTGCCGACGCTCGAAGCGGCCCTCGCCGCGACCGGGGAGAGCCGCGTGATGGTCGACCTGCCGGGCGGCCCCGACCTCGGGTCCGTCCGCCGGATCGTCGACGTCGTCCGGTCCTGCGGGGCCGGGGAGCGGGTGTACTACTGCGCGGGCGCCCGGGCCATGCTCGCGGTACGCGCCGCCGACCCGGCCGCGGAGATCGCCCTGACCTGGACGACGCTCGCGCCGCCGCGCCCGGCCCTGCTCGACGCGGTACGGCCGCGCTGGCTCAACTACCGCTTCACCCTGGTCGACCGGGACCTCGCCACCCGGGTCCACCGCGGCGGTCATCTGCTGTCGGTGTGGACCCCGGACACCCGGCGTTCCATGCGCCGGCTCCTCGGCCTCGGCGTCGACTCGATCACCACGAACCGGGTCGACACGCTGTGCGCGCTGCGCGAGGAGCGGGCCGACCGGGGCTGA
- a CDS encoding aspartate aminotransferase family protein translates to MGNPIAVSKDLSRTAYDHLWMHFTRMSSYENAPVPTIVRGEGTYIYDDKGKRYLDGLAGLFVVQAGHGRTELAETAFKQAQELAFFPVWSYAHPKAVELAERLADYAPGDLNKVFFTTGGGEAVETAWKLAKQYFKLQGKPTKYKVISRAVAYHGTPQGALSITGLPALKAPFEPLVPGAHKVPNTNIYRAPLFGDDPEAFGRWAADQIEQQILFEGPETVAAVFLEPVQNAGGCFPPPPGYFQRVREICDQYDVLLVSDEVICAFGRLGTMFACDKFGYVPDMITCAKGMTSGYSPIGACIVSDRIAEPFYKGDNTFLHGYTFGGHPVSAAVGVANLDLFEREGLNQHVLDNEANFLQTLQKLHDLPIVGDVRGNGFFYGIELVKDKATKETFTDEESERVLYGFVSKKLFEYGLYCRADDRGDPVIQLSPPLISDQSTFDEIEGIIRQVLTEAWTKL, encoded by the coding sequence GTGGGGAACCCGATAGCCGTGAGCAAGGACCTCAGCCGAACCGCGTACGACCACCTGTGGATGCACTTCACCCGCATGTCCTCGTACGAGAACGCGCCCGTTCCCACCATCGTCCGTGGTGAGGGCACCTACATCTACGACGACAAGGGCAAGCGCTACCTCGACGGTCTCGCGGGTCTGTTCGTGGTCCAGGCGGGCCACGGCCGCACCGAACTCGCGGAGACGGCGTTCAAGCAGGCGCAGGAGCTGGCCTTCTTCCCCGTCTGGTCCTACGCCCACCCCAAGGCCGTCGAGCTCGCCGAGCGCCTCGCCGACTACGCGCCCGGCGACCTGAACAAGGTCTTCTTCACCACCGGCGGCGGCGAGGCCGTCGAGACCGCGTGGAAGCTCGCCAAGCAGTACTTCAAGCTTCAGGGCAAGCCGACCAAGTACAAGGTCATCTCGCGCGCGGTCGCCTACCACGGCACCCCGCAGGGCGCCCTGTCGATCACCGGCCTGCCGGCGCTGAAGGCCCCCTTCGAGCCGCTGGTCCCCGGCGCCCACAAGGTCCCGAACACCAACATCTACCGCGCCCCGCTCTTCGGCGACGACCCCGAGGCCTTCGGCCGCTGGGCCGCCGACCAGATCGAGCAGCAGATCCTCTTCGAGGGCCCGGAGACGGTCGCGGCCGTCTTCCTGGAGCCGGTGCAGAACGCCGGCGGCTGCTTCCCGCCGCCGCCCGGCTACTTCCAGCGGGTCCGTGAGATCTGCGACCAGTACGACGTCCTGCTGGTGTCGGACGAGGTCATCTGCGCCTTCGGCCGCCTCGGCACGATGTTCGCCTGCGACAAGTTCGGCTACGTACCGGACATGATCACCTGCGCCAAGGGCATGACCTCGGGCTACTCCCCGATCGGCGCGTGCATCGTCTCCGACCGGATCGCCGAGCCGTTCTACAAGGGCGACAACACCTTCCTGCACGGCTACACCTTCGGCGGCCACCCCGTGTCGGCCGCGGTGGGCGTCGCCAACCTCGACCTGTTCGAGCGCGAGGGTCTCAACCAGCACGTGCTCGACAACGAGGCCAACTTCCTGCAGACCCTGCAGAAGCTGCACGACCTGCCGATCGTCGGTGACGTCCGCGGCAACGGCTTCTTCTACGGCATCGAGCTGGTGAAGGACAAGGCCACCAAGGAGACCTTCACGGACGAGGAGTCGGAGCGCGTGCTCTACGGCTTCGTCTCCAAGAAGCTCTTCGAGTACGGCCTCTACTGCCGCGCCGACGACCGCGGTGACCCGGTCATCCAGCTGTCGCCGCCGCTGATCTCCGACCAGTCGACCTTCGACGAGATCGAGGGGATCATCCGTCAGGTCCTGACGGAGGCGTGGACGAAGCTCTGA
- a CDS encoding adenosine deaminase — MIPESSISRSPASPGHGPGTPFPGRDPLTDHRDARDLHAFIAGLPKAELHVHHVGSASPRIVSALAARHPDSRVPTDPEALADYFTFTDFAHFIDVYLSVVDLVRTPEDVRLLTYEVARDMARQQVRYAELTITPYSSTRRGIDELAFMEAIEDARKAAEAEFGVVLRWCFDIPGEAGLEAAEETVRLATEDRVRPEGLVSFGLGGPEIGVPRPQFKPYFDRAVAAGLRSVPHAGETTGPETVWDALNELRAERIGHGTSSARDPKLLAHLAEHRIALEVCPTSNIATRAVRTLDEHPVKEFVEAGVLVTVNSDDPPMFGTDLNNEYAVAARLLGLDERGLAALAKNAVEASFLDPAGKSRIAGEIDAYTATWLAP; from the coding sequence ATGATCCCCGAGTCATCGATCAGCCGATCACCCGCGTCCCCCGGCCACGGTCCGGGGACGCCGTTCCCGGGGAGGGACCCCTTGACCGATCACCGCGACGCCCGTGATCTGCACGCCTTCATCGCGGGACTGCCCAAGGCCGAACTGCATGTGCACCACGTCGGATCCGCTTCGCCGCGCATCGTCTCCGCCCTCGCCGCCCGGCACCCCGACTCCCGGGTGCCGACCGACCCCGAGGCGCTCGCGGACTACTTCACGTTCACGGACTTCGCGCACTTCATCGACGTGTACCTGTCCGTCGTCGACCTCGTCCGCACCCCCGAGGACGTCCGGCTGCTGACCTACGAGGTCGCCCGGGACATGGCCCGCCAGCAGGTCCGCTACGCCGAACTGACCATCACCCCGTACTCCTCGACCCGCCGCGGCATCGACGAACTCGCCTTCATGGAGGCGATCGAGGACGCCCGCAAGGCCGCCGAGGCGGAGTTCGGGGTCGTGCTGCGCTGGTGCTTCGACATTCCCGGCGAGGCGGGTCTGGAGGCGGCCGAGGAGACGGTGCGGCTCGCGACCGAGGACCGGGTACGGCCCGAGGGACTCGTCTCCTTCGGGCTCGGCGGACCCGAGATCGGCGTACCGCGGCCCCAGTTCAAGCCGTACTTCGACCGGGCGGTCGCCGCCGGACTGCGATCGGTCCCGCACGCCGGTGAGACGACCGGGCCGGAGACCGTGTGGGACGCGCTCAACGAGCTGCGGGCCGAGCGCATCGGTCACGGCACGAGCTCCGCCCGGGACCCGAAGCTGCTCGCGCACCTGGCCGAGCACCGCATCGCCCTGGAGGTCTGCCCGACCTCCAACATCGCCACCCGCGCGGTCCGCACGCTCGACGAGCACCCCGTCAAGGAGTTCGTCGAGGCCGGGGTCCTGGTCACCGTCAACTCCGACGACCCGCCGATGTTCGGCACCGACCTCAACAACGAGTACGCGGTCGCCGCCCGCCTCCTCGGTCTCGACGAACGCGGTCTCGCCGCGCTCGCCAAGAACGCCGTCGAGGCGTCCTTCCTCGACCCGGCCGGGAAGTCCAGGATCGCCGGGGAGATCGACGCCTACACGGCGACGTGGCTCGCGCCCTGA
- a CDS encoding NADAR family protein codes for MGKIESRESLVSAVESGARVKYLHFWGHRPQPDGRVGASCLSQWWPSPFVVDGVSYATAEHWMMAAKARIFGDAAAELRALEAPNPALAKKAGRQVRGFDDPVWERERFAVVVEGSVHKFAAHPALRAFLLGTGERVLVEASPMDRVWGIGLAADDERASDPRRWRGTNLLGFALMAARERLAGTGG; via the coding sequence ATGGGGAAGATCGAGTCTCGGGAATCGCTGGTCAGCGCGGTCGAGTCGGGGGCGCGCGTCAAGTATCTGCACTTCTGGGGACACCGGCCGCAGCCGGACGGCCGGGTGGGCGCGAGCTGCCTCAGCCAGTGGTGGCCGTCACCGTTCGTGGTCGACGGTGTCTCCTACGCGACCGCCGAGCACTGGATGATGGCCGCCAAGGCCCGGATCTTCGGCGACGCGGCGGCCGAGCTGCGCGCGCTGGAGGCACCGAACCCCGCTCTCGCGAAGAAGGCCGGCCGCCAGGTGCGCGGTTTCGACGACCCGGTGTGGGAGCGGGAGCGGTTCGCCGTCGTGGTCGAGGGCAGCGTCCACAAGTTCGCCGCGCATCCCGCACTGCGCGCGTTCCTGCTGGGCACCGGCGAGCGGGTGCTGGTCGAGGCCAGCCCCATGGACCGGGTGTGGGGCATCGGGCTCGCGGCCGACGACGAGCGGGCGTCGGACCCGCGGCGCTGGCGGGGGACGAACCTGCTGGGCTTCGCCCTGATGGCCGCGCGCGAACGGCTCGCGGGGACGGGCGGCTGA
- a CDS encoding RNA polymerase sigma factor, with product MKRSREKAASELFAALYPRLAGWCRRLVDDDETAHEIASEAFTRLWARWTSVAEPRGFLYVTAANLVRDHWRKLERERRAVHRAGVEAAVRPPAEQADPSVRLLVQSLPERLRVPILLHYYADMPIREVSVLTGRKEGTIKADLHAARELLRAHLRRSLDHTA from the coding sequence TTGAAACGGTCCCGCGAGAAGGCCGCGTCCGAGCTGTTCGCCGCCCTCTATCCGCGCCTCGCCGGCTGGTGCCGCCGTCTGGTCGACGACGACGAGACGGCCCACGAGATCGCCTCGGAGGCGTTCACCCGGCTCTGGGCCCGCTGGACGTCGGTGGCCGAACCCCGTGGATTCCTCTACGTCACCGCCGCCAACCTCGTCCGGGACCACTGGCGCAAGCTCGAACGCGAACGCCGGGCCGTGCACCGCGCCGGCGTGGAGGCGGCGGTCCGGCCGCCGGCCGAACAGGCCGACCCCTCGGTACGGCTGCTCGTACAGTCGCTGCCCGAACGACTGCGCGTCCCGATCCTGTTGCACTACTACGCTGACATGCCGATCCGGGAGGTGTCCGTGCTGACCGGGCGCAAGGAAGGGACCATCAAGGCCGATCTCCACGCGGCCCGCGAACTGCTCCGCGCCCATCTGAGGAGAAGCCTTGATCACACGGCCTGA